One window of Pectobacterium carotovorum genomic DNA carries:
- a CDS encoding TonB-dependent receptor yields the protein MKGHSLINLKSAVALALAATTTNVAVAAGNDDVLVVTASGYEKKLTNAPASISVVSEEELSQKSYHDLGEALSGVEGVDVRSGTGKTGGLDISIRGMPSSYTLILIDGVRQNASGDTTPNGFDTMNTAVMPPLSAIERIEVIRGPMSTLYGSDAIGGVVNIITKKNSKQWSGSINLSHTVQEHRKWGDSSTLGFYTSGPLVNEQFSLALRGNLEHRQASSVTSLNNSGGDTRIPFPTKTDNYNVGGKLSFKTSEANTLWVDGDVSRQTYDNNNSQLGPIGITGGGYRDELRFERNKLSIGHDTDLSFGRWSSNLSYAVTENKGRLLTPRVLNTANANLAGRDRELKNTNTIFDTMLVSPVGEDHLLTVGGQFWNARLKDGIVLANSGETFEQKSWSLYAEDDWQLLDPLSLTVGARYEKHDSFGGHLSPRAYLVWNVADDWTVKGGVSTGYKAPSLAQLHNGVSGVGGNGTTSTIGNPNLKPEESTNFETGVYYANPADVKANITGFVNHYKNAIDSVELNSSTGTYRNIGKARTQGVELATSFPVVVPDITLALNYTYTHSEQIGGNNPGAALTTTAKHMANARLNWKIDEQWNSWLAAEYRAKTPRFTTNYTNLNAAQKLVYDDRGADLKSWTVVNLGTSYKLTKDVTLNGTVNNLLDKDFSQVQAYTSGRNTYYAGDYFGSSSFTSGYVMPGRNYWLSVNVNF from the coding sequence ATGAAAGGACATTCTCTGATTAATCTCAAGAGTGCAGTGGCGCTGGCTCTGGCGGCAACAACAACAAACGTCGCGGTAGCCGCAGGTAATGATGATGTTTTGGTCGTTACAGCGAGTGGTTATGAGAAAAAGTTGACGAACGCTCCAGCCTCCATTTCTGTCGTCAGTGAAGAAGAGCTCTCTCAAAAAAGCTATCACGATCTGGGTGAAGCCTTAAGTGGCGTGGAAGGGGTTGATGTGCGCAGCGGCACGGGTAAAACCGGTGGTCTGGATATCAGCATTCGCGGTATGCCAAGCAGTTATACTCTGATTCTGATCGATGGCGTACGCCAGAACGCCAGCGGAGATACAACACCGAATGGTTTTGACACTATGAATACAGCGGTGATGCCGCCGTTGTCAGCCATTGAACGTATTGAAGTTATTCGTGGGCCGATGTCGACGCTGTATGGTTCTGATGCGATTGGTGGTGTGGTCAACATTATTACAAAGAAAAATAGTAAACAGTGGAGTGGCAGCATTAATCTGTCACATACGGTGCAGGAACACCGTAAATGGGGCGACAGCTCAACGCTAGGATTCTATACCTCAGGCCCGTTGGTGAACGAGCAATTTAGTTTGGCGTTACGCGGTAATCTGGAGCATCGACAGGCCTCCAGTGTGACCTCATTGAATAATAGTGGTGGTGATACCCGTATTCCCTTCCCGACGAAAACGGATAACTACAATGTGGGTGGGAAGTTGAGTTTCAAGACCAGCGAAGCGAATACGCTGTGGGTTGATGGCGATGTTTCGCGCCAGACTTATGATAATAACAACAGCCAATTGGGGCCGATTGGGATCACCGGCGGTGGTTATCGCGATGAGTTGCGCTTTGAGCGTAATAAGCTGTCGATTGGGCATGATACCGATCTGTCGTTTGGACGTTGGAGCTCGAACCTTTCCTATGCTGTGACCGAAAACAAAGGTCGCTTACTGACACCACGAGTGTTGAATACCGCTAATGCAAACCTTGCTGGTCGCGACCGCGAACTGAAAAATACCAACACTATCTTTGATACGATGCTGGTGTCGCCAGTCGGGGAAGATCATCTGCTAACGGTCGGAGGGCAATTTTGGAATGCACGCCTTAAAGACGGAATTGTGCTGGCAAACAGTGGCGAAACGTTCGAACAAAAAAGCTGGTCACTGTATGCGGAAGACGACTGGCAATTACTCGACCCATTGTCACTGACAGTAGGTGCCCGCTATGAGAAACATGATAGCTTCGGCGGCCATCTTAGCCCACGCGCTTATCTGGTGTGGAATGTTGCAGATGATTGGACGGTAAAAGGTGGCGTGAGTACCGGATACAAAGCGCCTTCTTTGGCACAATTGCATAACGGCGTCAGCGGCGTTGGCGGAAATGGAACAACGAGTACGATCGGTAATCCGAATCTTAAGCCGGAAGAGAGCACCAACTTTGAAACCGGGGTGTACTACGCGAACCCAGCAGATGTGAAGGCGAACATTACCGGGTTCGTTAACCATTATAAAAATGCGATTGATTCAGTTGAACTCAATAGTTCAACGGGGACGTATCGCAACATTGGCAAAGCCAGAACGCAAGGCGTGGAGCTGGCGACATCCTTCCCGGTAGTTGTGCCGGATATCACTCTTGCCTTGAACTATACCTACACACATAGTGAACAAATCGGTGGAAACAATCCCGGTGCGGCGTTAACTACCACGGCTAAGCATATGGCAAATGCCCGGCTGAATTGGAAGATTGATGAGCAGTGGAATAGTTGGTTGGCGGCAGAATATCGAGCTAAGACACCACGGTTTACGACCAACTATACGAATCTGAATGCGGCTCAAAAGCTAGTATATGACGATCGGGGGGCCGATCTGAAATCCTGGACGGTGGTGAATTTGGGTACTTCGTATAAATTAACGAAGGATGTTACGCTGAATGGCACGGTGAACAATTTGCTGGATAAGGATTTCTCTCAGGTACAGGCCTATACATCGGGTCGTAACACGTACTACGCTGGCGATTATTTCGGTAGTAGCTCTTTTACCTCAGGTTATGTCATGCCAGGTCGTAACTATTGGCTATCAGTAAACGTCAACTTCTGA
- a CDS encoding 2-hydroxyacid dehydrogenase, with translation MNSNQGTMMLKITFLDKGSLPETIFLKKTSFRRPQCRHEWIEYNYTSPDHVIARAKDTHVIITNKALLTRDTLAALPALKLIAVTATGTDNIDLVAAKELGITVKNVPGYSTQAVSEHVIAMIFALKHSLMAWYRDQLSDRWASQSQFAYFDHPVKDIAGATLGIIGAGAIGREVARLAQALGMKVIFAEHRGAAQCRAGYLPFEDVLRLANVISLNCPLNASTQHLINAETLALCKPTAFIINTARGGLIDERALAEALQQRVIAGAALDCLTQEPPAKDNPLMAAAKTLPNLLITPHISWTSASSLQLLMEKTIENIDEYAQQNGYK, from the coding sequence ATGAATAGCAACCAGGGCACGATGATGTTAAAAATTACCTTTTTGGATAAAGGCTCACTGCCTGAGACCATTTTCCTGAAAAAGACGAGTTTTAGGCGTCCACAGTGCCGCCATGAATGGATTGAATATAACTATACCTCGCCCGATCACGTTATCGCCCGAGCAAAAGACACCCACGTTATCATCACGAATAAAGCCCTATTAACGCGAGACACCTTGGCCGCGTTGCCTGCGTTGAAGCTGATTGCCGTAACGGCAACGGGAACGGACAATATCGATCTTGTTGCTGCCAAAGAACTGGGCATCACGGTCAAAAATGTACCGGGCTACTCGACGCAAGCCGTATCCGAGCACGTGATTGCCATGATTTTTGCGCTAAAGCACAGCCTGATGGCGTGGTATCGCGATCAACTGAGCGACCGCTGGGCCAGCCAGTCGCAATTTGCGTATTTTGATCATCCGGTTAAGGACATCGCGGGTGCTACGCTGGGCATCATCGGTGCGGGTGCGATTGGACGGGAAGTCGCACGTCTGGCGCAGGCGCTGGGGATGAAGGTGATTTTTGCCGAGCACCGCGGAGCCGCACAGTGTCGCGCTGGGTATCTGCCGTTTGAAGACGTTCTGCGGCTGGCGAATGTGATTTCACTCAACTGCCCGCTCAATGCGAGCACGCAGCATCTGATTAATGCGGAGACGCTCGCACTGTGTAAGCCCACCGCGTTTATTATTAACACCGCCAGAGGCGGACTGATTGATGAGCGCGCGCTGGCAGAAGCTTTGCAGCAGCGCGTCATTGCCGGTGCTGCGCTAGACTGTCTGACGCAAGAACCGCCAGCAAAAGACAATCCATTGATGGCCGCGGCGAAAACCCTGCCTAATCTTCTGATTACTCCGCATATCTCCTGGACTTCTGCCTCATCGCTGCAATTACTGATGGAAAAGACGATTGAAAATATTGATGAGTATGCTCAGCAGAACGGATACAAATAA
- a CDS encoding ABC transporter permease, translating into MSQPLSSNGALPFRHHVFEFLYKWGMLITVVALIALFGLASDNFLDPYNIINILRSIAIVTVIAIGVSISLSVGGFDLSVGSTASLANALVISLFVWHGFGTTGAIVLTLLLCTLVGLFNAFLIVVLKIPDMLATLASLFVIQGVAMTYSYGGSITQNMVLPSGEMAEGVIPEFFATLGQVPVIVVIMLAVTLLVQLYLSLTKHGRRMYAIGGNPEAARLAGIRTARYRVQAYVFSSLLAALGGILLASRIGSSQVNAGGGYLMDAVAAAYIGFSLAGSGKPNALGTLLGAVILGVLQNGLVMLSVPYYAMDIIKGLVLALALAMTYIQKR; encoded by the coding sequence GTGAGTCAGCCACTTTCATCTAACGGGGCGCTCCCCTTCCGTCACCACGTTTTCGAGTTTCTCTATAAATGGGGCATGCTGATCACGGTTGTGGCCCTGATTGCGCTCTTCGGGTTGGCGTCGGACAACTTTCTCGACCCGTACAACATCATCAATATTCTGCGTTCTATCGCCATCGTTACGGTGATTGCCATTGGTGTTTCTATTTCGTTGTCCGTGGGCGGATTCGACCTTTCCGTAGGATCGACAGCCTCGCTGGCTAATGCGCTGGTTATCTCGCTTTTCGTCTGGCATGGATTCGGCACTACTGGCGCGATTGTCCTGACGCTGCTGCTGTGTACGCTGGTCGGGCTATTCAACGCCTTCCTCATCGTCGTGCTCAAGATTCCCGATATGCTGGCGACGCTCGCCAGTCTGTTCGTCATTCAGGGCGTGGCGATGACTTACAGCTATGGCGGTTCCATCACGCAGAACATGGTGCTGCCCAGCGGTGAAATGGCAGAAGGCGTCATTCCTGAATTCTTTGCCACATTAGGTCAGGTGCCGGTCATTGTTGTCATCATGCTGGCGGTTACGTTACTGGTGCAGCTGTATCTGTCTCTCACCAAGCACGGCCGCCGGATGTATGCCATCGGCGGCAACCCAGAAGCCGCGCGGCTGGCGGGCATTCGCACGGCGCGTTATCGGGTACAGGCGTATGTGTTTTCTTCACTACTCGCGGCGCTGGGCGGTATCTTACTGGCATCACGCATCGGCTCTTCGCAGGTCAATGCTGGGGGCGGCTATTTGATGGATGCCGTTGCCGCGGCCTACATCGGTTTCTCGCTGGCGGGATCTGGCAAGCCGAACGCGCTGGGTACGCTACTCGGTGCCGTTATTCTTGGCGTCTTGCAGAATGGACTGGTGATGCTCTCCGTGCCTTATTACGCGATGGATATCATCAAAGGTCTAGTTCTGGCACTCGCGCTAGCCATGACGTATATCCAGAAGCGCTAA
- a CDS encoding sugar ABC transporter ATP-binding protein, protein MIPTSQSRLEMHNISISFSGFHALKQVNFTLEGGSIHALTGANGAGKSTLMTILSGAYDHYQGDILINGKQVDVHSPRDAKRYGIHLVQQEVDVALVPTLSVAENIMLDTLAQDGHLLSWPQIYRQAQALLDQLGVHLNVRQRLDTCSLAEKQQILLARALSHECRFLILDEPTAPLDQAESARLFEVVRRLQADGIGIVFISHRIHELSEICDTLTVLRDGEFVSSGAMQGLSGEEIVERMLGHRLDDIFPPRRTTPATETLLQVTGLHDETLLHNISLTLHKGEILGIAGLAGAGKTELCKALFGAEPCQIAQGEYRGKPWRPHSPHQSVEQGLALVPEERRKEGIFIDESVTMNLSITATDSFSRWGLFSRRKALGWAKQIVEQLAVRTTGPAQKLARLSGGNQQKVAIGKWLRSEAQVLIFDEPTKGVDIKAKQDLFTLIDGLARQGKGIIYASGEFSELVGLCDRICVLWDGRIVAELNAAEIDEETLLLYSTGGTPA, encoded by the coding sequence ATGATTCCTACCTCCCAAAGCCGACTGGAAATGCACAACATTTCCATCTCCTTTTCTGGTTTCCACGCCCTCAAGCAGGTTAATTTCACACTGGAAGGTGGTTCGATTCATGCCCTGACTGGCGCAAACGGCGCGGGTAAATCCACGCTCATGACGATCTTATCAGGCGCTTACGATCACTATCAGGGCGACATTCTGATTAATGGTAAGCAGGTCGACGTCCATTCACCGCGTGATGCCAAGCGATACGGCATTCATCTGGTGCAGCAGGAAGTCGATGTCGCACTGGTCCCCACGCTGTCCGTGGCGGAAAACATTATGTTGGATACGCTGGCGCAGGACGGACATCTGCTGAGTTGGCCGCAGATCTATCGTCAGGCGCAGGCGCTGCTTGACCAGCTTGGCGTTCACCTCAATGTTCGCCAACGATTGGATACCTGCTCGCTCGCGGAGAAACAGCAAATTCTGCTCGCCCGTGCGTTATCTCATGAGTGTCGCTTCCTGATTCTGGATGAACCCACCGCCCCGCTGGATCAGGCCGAAAGCGCGCGCCTCTTCGAGGTAGTACGCCGTTTACAGGCCGATGGTATCGGGATCGTGTTTATTTCCCACCGTATTCATGAGTTGAGCGAAATCTGCGATACGTTGACCGTCCTGCGTGACGGCGAGTTTGTCAGCAGCGGTGCGATGCAGGGGCTCAGCGGCGAAGAGATTGTAGAGAGAATGCTGGGGCATCGGCTCGACGATATCTTCCCGCCACGCCGAACAACCCCTGCCACAGAGACGCTGCTTCAGGTCACCGGTTTACACGACGAAACGCTACTGCACAATATTTCTCTCACGCTGCACAAAGGGGAAATTCTGGGCATTGCCGGGCTGGCGGGCGCGGGGAAAACCGAGCTGTGTAAAGCGCTGTTCGGCGCGGAACCCTGCCAGATCGCACAGGGTGAATATCGTGGTAAACCCTGGCGGCCGCATTCACCGCACCAGTCCGTCGAACAGGGTCTGGCCCTGGTTCCTGAAGAGCGGCGCAAAGAAGGCATTTTTATTGATGAATCCGTCACCATGAATCTCAGTATCACCGCCACCGATAGCTTTTCCCGCTGGGGCCTGTTCAGCCGTCGCAAGGCATTGGGCTGGGCGAAACAGATTGTTGAGCAACTTGCCGTTCGCACCACCGGTCCGGCGCAAAAACTGGCACGCTTGTCGGGTGGAAATCAGCAGAAAGTGGCTATCGGCAAGTGGCTACGCAGTGAAGCACAGGTGTTGATTTTTGATGAACCCACTAAAGGCGTCGATATCAAGGCTAAACAGGACTTGTTCACACTGATTGACGGCCTTGCTCGTCAGGGCAAAGGCATTATTTATGCATCGGGCGAGTTTTCCGAACTCGTCGGGCTCTGCGACCGTATCTGCGTGCTATGGGATGGCCGTATTGTCGCTGAATTGAACGCCGCTGAGATTGACGAAGAAACCCTACTTTTATATTCAACTGGAGGAACTCCCGCGTGA
- a CDS encoding oxidoreductase: protein MHTTTVRVQVGPANYFSFPGAIDKLLEFYPPDVLKNALWIYGERAIAAARPYLPAEFEAPSARRVRFGAHCSEGEVAKLVAQAGDECQVVIGVGGGAVLDTAKVAARHIGVPLVAIPTIAATCAAWTPLSVWYNDAGQALRFEIFTDANHLVLVEPRIMLAAPVEYLLAGVGDTLAKWYEAVVLSPQPETLPLSVRLGLQAALDIRNVLLQQSAAALEAVERGELTQDFLDVVDAIIAGGGMVGGLGERYTRVAAAHAVHNGLTVLPQTERFLHGTKVAYGILVQSALLGDNDTLLQLKEAFKAFGLPTSLAALDVDIHDRAAIQAVIVRTLQAGESIHYLPLTLNEEVLLAAFNTVESTGE, encoded by the coding sequence ATGCACACAACGACAGTCCGCGTACAGGTTGGCCCTGCCAACTATTTCTCTTTCCCCGGCGCTATCGATAAGCTGCTGGAGTTTTATCCGCCAGACGTGCTGAAAAACGCGCTGTGGATCTACGGTGAGCGGGCGATTGCTGCGGCTCGACCGTATTTACCAGCAGAATTTGAGGCGCCTTCAGCCCGCCGCGTCCGGTTTGGCGCGCATTGTAGCGAAGGAGAAGTTGCAAAACTGGTGGCGCAAGCGGGTGATGAGTGTCAGGTCGTCATTGGCGTCGGCGGCGGAGCGGTGTTGGATACCGCGAAGGTCGCCGCGCGTCATATTGGCGTGCCGCTGGTGGCGATTCCGACTATTGCAGCGACCTGTGCGGCCTGGACGCCGCTGTCCGTGTGGTATAACGATGCCGGGCAGGCGCTGCGCTTCGAGATTTTCACTGATGCTAACCATCTGGTGCTGGTGGAACCACGGATTATGCTGGCGGCACCGGTGGAATATCTGCTGGCTGGCGTCGGTGATACGCTGGCGAAGTGGTATGAAGCCGTCGTTCTCAGTCCTCAGCCGGAAACGCTGCCACTTTCAGTTCGGCTGGGCTTACAGGCCGCGCTGGATATCCGCAATGTATTGCTGCAACAAAGTGCAGCGGCGCTGGAAGCCGTCGAGCGTGGTGAACTGACGCAGGATTTTCTGGATGTCGTGGATGCGATCATTGCCGGAGGCGGCATGGTTGGCGGGTTGGGTGAGCGCTACACCCGCGTGGCGGCGGCGCATGCGGTTCATAACGGTTTAACGGTGTTGCCTCAAACCGAACGCTTCCTGCACGGCACCAAAGTGGCTTATGGCATTCTGGTACAAAGTGCGTTACTGGGCGATAACGACACATTGCTCCAGTTGAAGGAGGCGTTTAAGGCGTTTGGTTTGCCGACCTCGCTGGCTGCGCTGGATGTGGATATTCACGATCGCGCTGCGATTCAGGCCGTTATTGTTCGCACGTTGCAGGCGGGTGAATCCATTCATTATCTGCCGTTGACGCTCAATGAAGAGGTCTTGCTGGCCGCGTTTAACACCGTTGAGTCTACTGGGGAATAA
- a CDS encoding KTSC domain-containing protein — protein MQRKRVSSTELFSVGYDAEKSQLEVELLNGSIYLYSGVARMIYEELMASKTKYRYYANFIKNSFPYEKTQ, from the coding sequence TTGCAGAGAAAACGAGTTTCATCAACAGAGTTGTTTTCAGTCGGGTACGATGCAGAAAAAAGCCAGTTGGAAGTCGAACTGCTGAATGGGAGCATCTATCTCTATAGCGGCGTCGCACGCATGATTTATGAAGAGCTGATGGCAAGCAAGACGAAGTACCGTTACTACGCCAACTTTATCAAAAATTCATTCCCCTACGAGAAAACGCAGTAG
- a CDS encoding glutathione S-transferase: MIHVHHLEKSRSTRATWLLEELGVDYEIIRYARDPKTFSAPASLKQIHPLGKSPVITDGELTIAESGAIVEYLIENYGNGRLRPQSGRALLDYRFWLHFAEGSLMPLLVMRLVLAKTESAPMPFFIRPIARKIVQSIEQVFIVPRLTTQLQFIEQHLTKQDWFAGESLSGADIQMAVPLVLAKTRLDFSHYPHIKQYIERIESQPAFQRAIAQD, translated from the coding sequence ATGATACATGTTCATCACCTCGAAAAATCCCGCTCAACCCGCGCGACCTGGCTACTGGAAGAGCTGGGCGTTGACTATGAAATCATTCGCTACGCCCGTGACCCAAAAACGTTTAGCGCCCCGGCGTCACTCAAACAAATCCACCCGCTAGGGAAATCGCCGGTGATTACCGATGGCGAACTGACGATTGCCGAATCCGGAGCCATTGTGGAATACCTGATTGAAAATTACGGCAACGGCAGGCTCCGTCCACAGAGCGGGCGAGCCCTGCTGGATTATCGCTTCTGGCTGCATTTTGCCGAAGGTTCCCTCATGCCGCTGCTGGTGATGCGTTTAGTATTGGCGAAAACAGAATCCGCACCGATGCCGTTTTTCATCCGCCCTATTGCGCGCAAAATTGTGCAAAGCATCGAGCAGGTCTTTATTGTGCCGCGGCTGACGACGCAACTTCAGTTCATCGAACAGCATTTAACTAAACAAGATTGGTTTGCGGGAGAGTCGCTCAGCGGTGCCGATATCCAAATGGCAGTCCCGCTGGTGTTGGCGAAAACACGTTTGGATTTCAGCCACTACCCGCACATCAAACAATACATTGAGCGGATAGAAAGCCAGCCAGCTTTTCAACGGGCTATTGCTCAGGATTAA